In Aspergillus fumigatus Af293 chromosome 2, whole genome shotgun sequence, a genomic segment contains:
- a CDS encoding glycerol-3-phosphate dehydrogenase family protein: MWVFEEEVTIPKDSPHREALGDQTHKLTDIINRVHENVKYLPGTALPSNVVANPDLRAAVKDATILVFNLPHQFIDKTLEQMKGHHLPYARAVSCVKGVEVANGRVTLFSELIMEQLGIYCGSLSGANIAPEVAAEEFCETTIGYSPPPMDLDAKDELSPDNRHVINKQRQRKISSTSAELQRVPDDYPCVDERLLRRLFERPYFHVQVVADVAGVALCGALKNIVALAAGFVAGKGWGESSKAAIIRIGMMEMIRFGRFWFPDSVNQKTFTEESAGVADLIASCSAGRNFRSAKHSVEKGVSVDELEQSELNGQKLQGTSTTRAVCDFLSTHGKLDDFPLFNAVNRILDGKVSVDELPKLLR; this comes from the exons ATGTGGGtgttcgaggaggaggtgacTATCCCCAAAGACTCGCCGCACCGTGAGGCCCTCGGCGACCAGACGCACAAGTTGacggacatcatcaaccgCGTCCACGAGAACGTCAAGTACCTCCCTGGCACCGCGCTGCCGAGCAACGTCGTGGCTAACCCAGACCTGCGCGCTGCCGTCAAGGACGCCACgatcctcgtcttcaaccTCCCGCACCAGTTCATCGACAAGACACTCGAGCAGATGAAGGGCCACCACCTGCCATACGCACGCGCCGTCTCGTGCGTCAAGGGCGTCGAGGTCGCAAACGGGCGGGTCACGCTCTTCTCGGAGCTCATCATGGAACAGCTAGGCATCTACTGCGGGTCGTTGTCCGGCGCCAACATCGCCCCGGAGGTCGCCGCCGAGGAGTTCTGCGAGACCACCATCGGCTACAGCCCGCCGCCCATGGACCTCGACGCGAAGGACGAGCTCTCCCCCGATAACCGCCACGTCATCAAcaagcagcgccagcgcaAGATCTCATCTACCTCTGCTGAGCTGCAGCGCGTGCCGGATGACTACCCCTGCGTCGACGAGAGGCTGCTGCGCCGCCTCTTCGAGCGCCCGTACTTCCATGTGCAGGTCGTTGCCGACGTGGCGGGCGTGGCGCTGTGCGGCGCCCTGAAGAACATCGTCGCGCTGGCGGCCGGCTTCGTCGCGGGTAAGGGCTGGGGTGAGAGTTCCAAGGCGGCCATCATCCGGATCggcatgatggagatgatccGCTTCGGGCGCTTCTGGTTCCCCGACTCCGTGAACCAGAAGACCTTTACCGAGGAGAGCGCCGGTGTTGCGGATCTGATCGCCTCGTGCTCCGCCGGTCGTAATTTCCGGTCCGCGAAGCACTCCGTCGAGAAGGGTGTGAGCGTCGACGAGCTTGAGCAGTCGGAGCTGAACGGGCAAAAGTTACAGGGGACATCGACTACTCGCGCCGTGTGCGATTTTCTGTCAACGCATGGCAAGCTGGACGATTTTCCATTGTTCAATGCAGTCAATC GAATCCTCGATGGTAAGGTTAGTGTGGATGAGTTGCCAAAGTTGTTGAGGTAA